Below is a window of Geomonas oryzisoli DNA.
CGGCAGAAGTTCTGCGCCGCGGGGGGGGACCCGGTCGAGACGGTCCACGGGGTGGGATACCGGCTCGGTCCCTGCCTGGCGGGGGAGCGATGAACTGGAGACCGCGGCTTGGCACCATCCTGCTGATCATCAACCTGGGGATCCTCCTGCTGCCGCTCGGGGGGATCAGCGTCCTGCGCCTTTACGAGAGCGAACTGGTCCGGCGCACCGAAACCGAGCTGATCTCCCAGGGCTCCTTGATCGGTGCGGCCTACCGGGAGGAACTGCTGCGAATCGCCGCGGAGAACGCCGGAACGGAAAAGATCCTCAACTACGGCATTCCCGCCAAGGCGCGACCCTCCCGCAGTGACCCTTCCGAAAAGTACCATCCCATCAACGCGCGACTGAACCTCCCCGACGAGAAGATCCATCCTCCCGCTCAGGCTGCGGTCCCCGCCCGCACCGCCATCGACCCATTTGCACTTGAAGCCGGCAGCCGCGTCTCATCCATCATGCGCAGCAGCACGGACAGCACCCTGGTCGGCGTACGTGTGGTGGATATCAAGGGGACGGTGGTGGCGACGACGGGCGAGGAACGTCACCTTTCCCTTTTGAACCGGGAGGAGGTGCGGCGGGCCCTTGCGGGGGAATACGTGAGTCTTTTGCGCGAGCGGCTGGATTGGGATAGTTCGGCCCGGCGCGGGAACCTGGTGCGCGTCTTCGTGGGGATGCCGATAATCCATGAAGGGCGCGTCCTGGGGGCGGTGATCCTCTCGCGGACCCCTCTCGACATCGGCAAGGCCCTCTACCTGGTGCGTGGGCAGCTGGGGATCGCCGCGGCAGTCCTTTTGGGACTGGTCATCGTCATCACCATTCTCACGTCCGTCATGGTCAACCGTCCCTTGCGTGCCCTGGTCAGCCAGGCCAAAGAGGTGCAGCACGGCACGAAGCGGGAGATGCCGGTAACCGGCAGGTTCGGCATCCACGAGATCGCACAGCTCTCCGACGCCATCTCCGTGATGGCGCGGACACTCGAGGAGCGCGCCGATTACATCAGGACCTTTGCGGCCAACGTCTCCCACGAATTTAAGACCCCATTGACCTCGCTGCGCGGCACCGTCGAACTCCTGCATGACCACCTCCAGGAGATGTCCGAGGACGAGCGGGACCGGTTTCTCACCATCATCGCCAGGGACGCGGAGCGCATGGAGCGGCTGGTGCGCCGGCTTCTCGATCTGGCCCGTGCCGACACCCTGACGGTCGGGGAAGAGCGGACCGACCCGGCAGGTGCGCTGCGGGCAATAGCCGATCGCTACGGGGAGGCCGGGGTAAAAGTGGTGGTGCGGTGTGAAGAGGACGTTGTGTCGGTGAGGATGGGGCACGAGACCTTCGACTCGGTGGTCTCAAACCTCATCGAGAACGCGCGGCAGCACGGAGGGGACGGGGTGCAGGTGGAGATCCGCGGGCTCCTGGGGGAGCATCCGGAGGGATGTCTTTTCGAGATGGAAGTGCACGACAACGGCCCGGGGATTTCGGACGGGAACAGGGAGAAGGTTTTTCTTCCCTTCTTCACCACGGCCCGGAAGACGGGGGGGAGCGGACTCGGGTTGTCTATCGTGCAGGCGCTGCTTGGTGCCCACGGAGGATCGATCTCACTGGAGCAGAGCGAGCAAGGTGCGCTCTTCAGGGTCATGGTTCCGGCTATCCCCGCGCAGGGCGGTGCCAGGTCTTGAAAAATAACTATTTATGGAGGTTACTGCTAGGGCCGGGACGTCAGCGCGCGTTGTCACGAGAGGTAACGTCG
It encodes the following:
- a CDS encoding sensor histidine kinase, translating into MNWRPRLGTILLIINLGILLLPLGGISVLRLYESELVRRTETELISQGSLIGAAYREELLRIAAENAGTEKILNYGIPAKARPSRSDPSEKYHPINARLNLPDEKIHPPAQAAVPARTAIDPFALEAGSRVSSIMRSSTDSTLVGVRVVDIKGTVVATTGEERHLSLLNREEVRRALAGEYVSLLRERLDWDSSARRGNLVRVFVGMPIIHEGRVLGAVILSRTPLDIGKALYLVRGQLGIAAAVLLGLVIVITILTSVMVNRPLRALVSQAKEVQHGTKREMPVTGRFGIHEIAQLSDAISVMARTLEERADYIRTFAANVSHEFKTPLTSLRGTVELLHDHLQEMSEDERDRFLTIIARDAERMERLVRRLLDLARADTLTVGEERTDPAGALRAIADRYGEAGVKVVVRCEEDVVSVRMGHETFDSVVSNLIENARQHGGDGVQVEIRGLLGEHPEGCLFEMEVHDNGPGISDGNREKVFLPFFTTARKTGGSGLGLSIVQALLGAHGGSISLEQSEQGALFRVMVPAIPAQGGARS